CACCACCTTGTCGATGGGCGTGTCTTTCGGCGATGACATCGTACGCCGCAACGGCGATGAGGAATTTGAAGACGAAGCCAGCCGCGTGCGCTATTCGGTCAATTTGTCGCAAGTGATTACCCGCAACCTGATCATGGGTGCCACGCTGGAATCGGTCATTGACGAAGGCTTCCTGAACAACCCCTACCGCAGCGTGCGCTATTGCCTGGACGGCGACGCGGACACCTGCGGTTCGGCAGCCTACGAGGCCGAACTCTACCCGCGCACGCGCAACAGTGATGCATTGGCCATCCGCGCCAAATATTTTCTGCCCTACCGCGCCGCGTTAAAGTTCGAGGCGCGCGGCTATCAGGACAGCTGGGGTATTGAGGCCTACAACTGGGAACTCAAGTACGTTCACCCCATCAATGATCAGTGGCTGGTGGAAGCCAAGTTCCGGCAGTACAACCAGACCAAAGGTGCAGACTTTTACCGGGATTTGTTTGATTTCAAAGAACAAACTAATTTCCGCGCGCGCGATAAAGAACTCGCCGTTTACACCAACAATAATTTTGGTCTGGGCGTGACGTATGAAGTGCGCGCTGGCTGGCTATCCTGGTTTGATCGCACCACCGCCAATCTCTACTACGACTTCATGCAAATCAGTTACGACAATTTTCTCGATGCACGCCAGTCCGACAGCCGCTTCAATGATGCACCGGTGACGCCCGGACAGGAAGAAGCCTACGCCCTGGATGCGCATGTGATCCGCGCGTTTGTTTCGTTCTGGTATTGATGTATTGGTAGGAGCGGCGGGGCGGCCATCCGCTTCCCGGCCGCGAAAGGGTTAGCACAATTTCGATTCGATGGTGCCGTACCTTTCGCGGCAGGGAAGCCGCTCCGACAATTTACTTGGGGCACATATCCACCCACCAGAGATCCTTTTCGCACAGGGGGGTCGCTTCGGGCAATAACGGATTTTTCAGCGCGATAACGCGCCGCTCTGGCAATTTCAGCTGGCTGATCAGGTCACCAAAGTAGCACTGTCACCGGATCACCCACAAATGGCGCCGGCGTTTTTTGTGTTTGTGCTAGACGGAATTTTTACCGACCAACCCATCGCCCGCGCTGCCTGGCCGTTGGCGGTGGTGTGGGTTGCCGCCTTGCTGGTAAGTTTGTTGTTGCGTCTGGCGTGGAATCGCTGGCGTAAGAAAAAGGCCGAAGCACCGGCGGCGGAGGCCAATTAATCGCTTCAGTATATTCGCGGCGGGGCGGCCATCCGCTTCCCGGCCGCGAAAGGGTTAGCACAATTTCGATTCGATGGTGCCGTACCTTTCGCGGCAGGGAAGCCGCTCCGACAATTTACTTGGGGCACATATCCACCCACCAGAGATCCTTTTCGCACAGGGGGGTCGCTTCGGGCAATAACGGATTTTTCAGCGCGATAACGCGCCGCTCTGGCAATTTCAGCTGGCTGATCAGGTCACCAAAGTAGTGCTGGAATAAGTCATCAAAATCACCCTCGGCGATCATGCGTCGCAATCCTGCTTCAATGTCCCCGGCCAATTCAACGTCGTCCGGATGAACAAAAAAATACATGGCAGCGGGGTAGCGGATAATAAGGTGGGGATCCAACGCGAGTTGCGGTTGATGCTCCAGCTCCTGCAGCACTTCCGTCACTGAGCGCGGAAAATAGTCAAACCGGCCCGCCACCAGCATGCGGAACAAGGCGGCGTAGCCACTCCCCGGCACCACGGTGAGCTGGTTAGCCACCAACACCTCGGTATCGCTCCACACGTACATCTGGCCGGCACTGAACTGACGCAGTTGCTCCAGGTTTTTTACCCCCGCCAGCAAGTCGGTTTGATCCGCACGCACCAGCGCGACCCGGTTGCCCATCAATCCTTTATTCAGCGGAATCCGGATCGGGCGATGGCTTTGTTCCCGCTCGCGCGTGGTCATGCTCCAGACCACGTCCAGTCCCAGGCGGTTGCGCAAACGCAGGAAATTACGTGCCTTGGGCGCCTCGTGTTCGCTGGCACGGATCTGATAACAGCGGGGGCTGTTGGCCAGCGCCGAGCGGAGTAACTCGACCGGATAGGCCGCCCGCCAATGATCACTGGATTTGGGGTACACCAGTTGCCGGCAGCTATCGGTCCCGGCCAGTGCT
This region of Simiduia agarivorans SA1 = DSM 21679 genomic DNA includes:
- a CDS encoding substrate-binding periplasmic protein, with amino-acid sequence MGTVRIVCFVFWLVLPATVALAGTDSCRQLVYPKSSDHWRAAYPVELLRSALANSPRCYQIRASEHEAPKARNFLRLRNRLGLDVVWSMTTREREQSHRPIRIPLNKGLMGNRVALVRADQTDLLAGVKNLEQLRQFSAGQMYVWSDTEVLVANQLTVVPGSGYAALFRMLVAGRFDYFPRSVTEVLQELEHQPQLALDPHLIIRYPAAMYFFVHPDDVELAGDIEAGLRRMIAEGDFDDLFQHYFGDLISQLKLPERRVIALKNPLLPEATPLCEKDLWWVDMCPK
- a CDS encoding DUF3570 domain-containing protein; its protein translation is MAVIKYLRTGLLAVAAVAVSVQAAVLPEDRIDVLYHGYDGGGAEIKGPSILVRKQFADTVSVYGNYYVDMVSSASIDVVTTASSYEEERTQYSVGADYLTGKTTISGGITRSTENDYDATTYGFGVSQDFFGDLTTLSMGVSFGDDIVRRNGDEEFEDEASRVRYSVNLSQVITRNLIMGATLESVIDEGFLNNPYRSVRYCLDGDADTCGSAAYEAELYPRTRNSDALAIRAKYFLPYRAALKFEARGYQDSWGIEAYNWELKYVHPINDQWLVEAKFRQYNQTKGADFYRDLFDFKEQTNFRARDKELAVYTNNNFGLGVTYEVRAGWLSWFDRTTANLYYDFMQISYDNFLDARQSDSRFNDAPVTPGQEEAYALDAHVIRAFVSFWY